A window of the Candida orthopsilosis Co 90-125, chromosome 1 draft sequence genome harbors these coding sequences:
- a CDS encoding Mis12 mitochondrial C1-tetrahydrofolate synthase precursor, with the protein MLRLRTTHRILRSSFAQQRLFSQSSLALNATVVSGTKLAAKIRNDVAEKVLQYNKEHYGIDTTQFDKLKFRPSLTIVQVGSRPDSSAYVRSKLKAAEKSNIKANLLKFDENIGQDDLVDEIDRLNKDPQVHAILVQLPLPKHIDETLITNSVVTEKDVDGFDHYNVGQLSKKGGVPHFKPCTPNGIMELIKTTGINLRGKNAVVIGRSDIVGTPVATMLRNEDCTVTICHRHTSNLPEIVSKADIVVAAVGITEYVKSSWVKDGAVVIDVGINYKEDPTAKNGRKLVGDVDYKDVVKKAGFITPVPGGVGPMTVAMLCSNVYDAAVLHTKKAHEHQFKPLPLDLKTPVPSDIEISRAQKPKVITKVAKELGLLDKELEQFGHYKAKVDAKAVIERLDAQVEGSADDKGYYVLVAGITPTPLGEGKSTTTMGLAQALGAQLGYNSIANVRQPSMGPTFGVKGGAAGGGYAQVIPMDEFNMHLTGDIHAISAAQNLLCAAVDTRMFHESTSKSIGGFYKRLVPAKKGKRSFTPSMLKRLQKLGINKTNPDDLAPEEVEKFAKLNIDPDSITIKRVVDCNDRFVREITIGEGKNEASKYPPRKTGMDITVASELMAILALSNSLKDLRGRVGKLVIGTQKETGIAVTAEDIGVAGAITALLKDAIKPNLMQTVEGTPVFVHAGPFANISIGASSVVADKVALKLTSPSNPINNGHSGFVITEAGFDFTMGGERFFNIKCRSSGLKPDTVVLVATTRALKLHGGAPDVKPGQSLPQEYVTENLELLEKGCANLAKQISNIKQYNAPVVVAINQFETDSDAETKLIEKLALEAGADYAVPSNHWAKGGLGAKKLAEAVVEAVKQSPSGEQQYLYDVNDSVENKLNKIAQKMYGAKDIELSPLAKQQIETYTQQGFDKLPICIAKTQYSLSHDPALKGVPSGFTVPIREVRCSAGAGYLYALAAEIMTIPGLPTHAGFMNVEVNDDGEIEGLF; encoded by the coding sequence ATGTTGAGATTGAGGACGACTCATAGAATCTTGAGACTGAGTTTTGCTCAGCAAAGGTTATTTTCGCAATCATCATTGGCATTAAATGCAACCGTGGTATCTGGAACCAAATTGGCTGCCAAAATACGAAATGATGTTGctgaaaaagttttgcaatACAACAAGGAACATTATGGAATTGATACCACGCAATTTGACAAGCTAAAGTTTAGACCTTCATTAACTATTGTCCAGGTTGGTTCTAGACCTGACTCATCAGCCTATGTGCGTTCGAAATTGAAGGCAGCCGAGAAATCCAATATTAAAGCGAACCTTCtcaagtttgatgaaaatatagGCCAAGATGATTTGGTGGATGAGATTGACCGTTTAAATAAGGACCCTCAAGTACATGCCATTTTAGTTCAGTTGCCTTTACCTAAACATATCGATGAAACGTTGATCACAAACTCTGTTGTTACTGAAAAAGATGTTGATGGTTTTGATCACTATAATGTCGGTcaactttccaaaaagGGGGGTGTACCACACTTCAAACCTTGTACTCCTAATGGTATAAtggaattgatcaagactACAGGAATCAACTTGAGAGGTAAAAATGCAGTAGTTATTGGTAGATCAGATATCGTCGGAACTCCTGTTGCAACCATGTTAAGAAATGAGGATTGTACAGTTACAATCTGTCATCGCCACACCAGCAATTTACCTGAAATTGTATCCAAAGCcgatattgttgttgctgcgGTTGGAATCACAGAGTATGTCAAATCTTCCTGGGTGAAAGACGGAGCCGTTGTTATTGATGTTGGTATCAACTACAAGGAAGACCCAACTGCAAAAAACGGAAGAAAACTAGTCGGTGATGTTGACTACAAAGATGTTGTCAAGAAAGCCGGATTCATTACCCCAGTTCCTGGTGGTGTAGGTCCCATGACAGTGGCAATGTTGTGCTCAAACGTATATGATGCTGCTGTCTTGCACACTAAGAAGGCACATGAACATCAATTTAAACCACTTCCATTAGATTTAAAAACCCCTGTGCCATCCGACATTGAGATTTCAAGGGCTCAAAAACCAAAGGTCATAAccaaagttgcaaaagaattAGGATTATTGGATAAGgaattggaacaatttgGTCATTATAAAGCCAAGGTTGATGCAAAAGCTGTAATTGAGAGGCTTGATGCACAAGTTGAAGGATCTGCTGATGACAAGGGTTACTACGTCTTGGTTGCTGGTATAACCCCAACCCCATTAGGTGAGGGAAAATCTACCACAACTATGGGGTTAGCACAAGCGCTTGGTGCTCAATTGGGCTACAACTCTATTGCTAATGTTAGACAGCCTTCAATGGGCCCTACTTTTGGTGTCAAAGGAGGTGCAGCTGGAGGTGGTTATGCGCAAGTTATACCAATGGATGAATTCAACATGCACTTGACTGGTGATATTCATGCCATTTCAGCTGCTCAAAACTTGCTCTGTGCTGCTGTTGATACAAGAATGTTTCACGAATCGACATCTAAGAGCATTGGTGGATTTTATAAAAGATTAGTGCCAGCCAAGAAGGGTAAGAGAAGCTTCACTCCATCAATGTTAAAGAGATTGCAGAAGTTGGGAATCAACAAGACTAACCCTGATGACCTTGCACCTGAAGAAGTAGAAaagtttgcaaaattgaacattGATCCAGACTCTATCACCATCAAAAGAGTGGTTGATTGTAATGATAGATTTGTTAGAGAGATTACGATTGGCGAGGGCAAGAATGAAGCCAGCAAATATCCACCAAGAAAGACAGGTATGGATATTACTGTTGCTAGTGAATTGATGGCGATTTTGGCGCTTTCAAACTCTCTCAAAGATTTAAGAGGGCGTGTAGGTAAACTTGTAATTGGTAcccaaaaagaaactgGTATTGCCGTTACTGCTGAAGATATTGGAGTTGCAGGTGCAATTACggcattgttgaaagacGCTATTAAGCCTAATTTGATGCAAACCGTGGAAGGAACACCAGTGTTTGTCCATGCAGGTCCTTTTGCCAACATATCTATCGGAGCATCTTCTGTTGTAGCTGATAAGGTTGCTCTCAAGTTGACATCTCCTTCTAACCCAATTAACAATGGACACTCTGGTTTCGTAATTACTGAAGctggttttgattttacTATGGGTGGTGAACgcttcttcaatatcaaatgcAGAAGCTCCGGGTTGAAGCCAGATACTGTTGTTTTGGTGGCCACTACAAGGGCTTTGAAACTACACGGTGGTGCACCTGATGTCAAACCAGGTCAATCTTTACCTCAAGAATATGTCACCGAAAACTTAGAGCTATTGGAAAAGGGTTGTGCAAACTTGGCTAagcaaatttcaaacattaAGCAGTACAATGCCCCTGTTGTGGTTGccatcaaccaatttgaaacagaTTCTGATGCCGAAACTAAATTGATAGAGAAGTTGGCTTTGGAAGCTGGTGCAGATTATGCAGTTCCATCAAATCATTGGGCTAAAGGTGGATTGGGTGCCAAGAAGTTGGCTGAAGCAGTAGTAGAGGCTGTTAAGCAATCTCCATCAGGAgaacaacaatatttgtATGATGTTAACGACTCAGTggaaaacaagttgaacaagattGCTCAGAAGATGTATGGGGCCAAGGACATCGAGTTGTCACCATTGGCAAAGCAACAGATTGAAACATATACTCAACAAGGGTTTGATAAGTTGCCTATCTGTATCGCCAAGACCCAGTACTCTTTATCCCATGATCCTGCATTGAAAGGTGTACCAAGCGGATTTACCGTGCCAATTAGAGAAGTGAGGTGTTCCGCTGGTGCAGGATATTTGTATGCCTTAGCAGCAGAGATAATGACGATTCCAGGTTTGCCAACTCACGCTGGTTTCATGAATGTTGAGGTAAACGATGATGGAGAGATTGAAGGTTTGTTTTAA
- a CDS encoding Epl1 subunit of the NuA4 histone acetyltransferase complex, which yields MAIQPGKNDSKSNQHAAGARFRQRKISVKQPLSVYKQSDLPTLDGSELEPSQVHHLNNNIGQPPRDVHAVETGVDKNEEEEVHLQQVINAAQKALSSASAGKANDVYIPTPDASKIWPEAAKYYKDQKFNEPETYIKFSATVEDTVGVEYNMDEEDETFYKEVLFKIQPTGKKKLEDSAKCTELEFETICDRLEKTIEARQPFLSMDPSNILSYEEMSKYIIDQFESTIKTSNPYIESSGGNLEYLSTTTLKERLSKEINYKPFTTLFDRDQEHTTQVRPIPKLFELFGKAVYDHWAKRKIARKGKSVHPTLRFEDPNANEKDNENDPYICFRRREFRQARKTRRADTVGAERIRLLQKSLHRARDLVMSVCEREILNLRNLQAEFDIFKTRSEAKQIKRELGIKSDDYLFFPHKKRKVIKPKEDEEEKERKKEKRRQEQEQAAKAHQQHILQQQNASQQNQRDGTSTNQPYVKLPPSKVPDMDLVTVSLVLKEKNETIRRAVLDKLRKRKEQDRGFVNVTDDPYEPFFDISTNDKLVESRHIPYSSIAATNFHQFNTSNYLSDPLKTLIEDNKSIPGVRTFRGSNGELIPTKAFPHTSALLQEKFTNNKFNSPSYIAQLLQDIESSNFDHYTHGFAKENTIEATREADENARFSEPILRLRKRVARGGRVFLDRRGQTSPDIVDQFLDFSEICEGEEEVPDVYDSQVDEWKRLRSRWKYDTDLSESQKGALDPFSLDPSRLNNISDDTQAIRFGSMLLSKSYGLLKESVQQKQQSFMHSARMRALQQQQLANRQAQAQAQQKQLSQQPNNEHVQSSSPNHQVSKRSSSERKSTPNSMNNSKPLSPAQNSINKSAA from the coding sequence ATGGCTATACAACCTGGAAAAAATGATAGCAAATCCAATCAACATGCCGCTGGTGCTCGATTTCGTCAACGAAAAATATCGGTTAAACAACCGTTGTCCGTCTATAAACAGAGTGATCTACCGACACTAGATGGATCAGAGTTGGAACCGAGCCAGGTACATCATCTTAATAATAATATAGGACAACCTCCACGAGATGTTCATGCTGTTGAAACAggtgttgataaaaatgaggaagaagaagtacATTTGCAACAGGTAATCAATGCGGCTCAGAAAGCATTATCAAGTGCGAGTGCAGGAAAAGCGAATGATGTGTATATACCGACACCAGATGCCTCCAAGATATGGCCTGAGGCTGCAAAATATTACAAGgatcaaaagtttaatgaACCAGAAACTTACATAAAGTTTAGTGCCACTGTTGAGGATACAGTTGGTGTTGAATACAACATggatgaagaggatgaaaCGTTTTATAAAGAAGTACTTTTTAAAATTCAACCGACAGGGAAGAAGAAACTAGAAGATCTGGCAAAATGTACCGAGCTCGAATTCGAAACTATATGTGACCGATTGgagaaaacaattgaagctAGACAACCTTTCTTGTCAATGGATCCGTCAAATATCTTGTCGTATGAAGAAATGTCGAAGTATatcattgatcaattcgAAAGCACAATCAAAACTAGCAACCCATATATAGAATCCAGCGGTGGAAATTTGGAATACCTATCTACCACAACACTAAAAGAACGgctttcaaaagaaataaaCTATAAACCATTTACGACCCTTTTTGATAGAGATCAGGAACATACAACGCAAGTACGGCCAATACccaaattgtttgaacTATTTGGAAAGGCGGTGTACGACCATTGGGCAAAACGGAAAATTGCAAGAAAGGGAAAATCAGTTCATCCAACCCTTAGATTTGAAGACCCCAATGccaatgaaaaagataaTGAGAATGACCCGTATATTTGTTTCAGAAGACGTGAGTTTAGACAAGCGCGTAAAACAAGAAGGGCGGACACAGTTGGAGCCGAACGAATTCGTTTGCTACAAAAGTCACTTCATCGCGCCAGAGACTTGGTGATGAGCGTTTGTGAACgagaaattttgaatttacgAAATTTGCAGGCTGAATTTGATATATTCAAGACTCGTTCCGAAGCTAAACAGATAAAAAGGGAACTCGGAATCAAAAGTGATGATTATTTGTTCTTTCCACATAAAAAGAGGAAAGTTATCAAGCCAAAGGAGGACGAGGAGGAGAAGGAGAGGAAAAAGGAGAAGAGGAgacaagaacaagaacaagcTGCAAAAgctcatcaacaacatattttacaacaacaaaatgcGAGTCAGCAGAACCAACGTGATGGAACATCCACAAACCAACCTTATGTCAAATTACCACCATCGAAAGTCCCTGATATGGATCTTGTTACTGTTTCATTGGTTTTAAAGGAGAAAAATGAGACTATCAGACGTGCAGTCTTGGACAAACTTcgcaaaagaaaagaacaagacAGAGGATTTGTTAATGTTACTGATGACCCCTATGAGCCGTTTTTCGATATTTCCACTAATGATAAATTAGTTGAATCACGCCATATTCCGTATTCGTCTATTGCTGCTACTaactttcatcaattcaacaCTTCAAATTATCTAAGTGACCCCTTGAAAACATTAATCGAAGATAACAAATCAATACCAGGAGTTCGCACATTTAGAGGTTCCAATGGGGAGTTAATACCTACAAAAGCTTTTCCTCACACTTCGGCCCTTCTACAAGAAAAatttaccaacaacaaattcaactcgCCCAGTTACATTGCTCAGTTATTACAAGACATTGAAAGTAGCAACTTTGATCATTATACTCATGGGTTTGCCAAAGAAAATACAATAGAAGCAACAAGGGAAGCCGACGAGAATGCAAGGTTTTCAGAACCAATTTTGAGACTACGAAAGCGAGTTGCTAGAGGTGGTCGGGTTTTTCTTGATAGACGTGGCCAAACCAGTCCTGATATTGTTGACCagtttttggatttttcTGAAATTTGTGAAGGAGAGGAGGAGGTGCCAGATGTCTATGACAGCCAAGTAGATGAATGGAAGCGATTGAGATCAAGATGGAAATACGATACCGATTTACTGGAGTCTCAGAAAGGCGCTCTCGACCCATTCAGTCTCGATCCTTCTAGGCTTAACAATATCAGTGATGACACACAAGCAATCAGGTTTGGATCAATGCtactttccaaatcttATGGCCTTTTAAAGGAGTCCgttcaacaaaagcagCAGTCGTTTATGCACCTGGCGCGAATGAGAGCATtacagcagcagcagcttGCAAATCGACAAGCACAAGCTCAGGCACAGCAGAAACAATTGAGTCAGCAACCCAATAATGAGCATGTCCAATCATCTTCTCCTAATCATCAAGTACTGAAACGCTCGCTGTCAGAACGCAAGAGTACTCCGAACTCAATGAACAATTCTAAACCTCTTTCCCCAGCccaaaattcaataaacaaactGGCGGCATAA
- a CDS encoding Crc1 mitochondrial carnitine carrier protein, whose protein sequence is MDDVDSVLVDNVKSFASGGFGGICAVLTGHPFDLVKVRLQTGLYNSSVQCVKETIAKDGLKGLYRGVLPPLLGVTPMFAVSFWGYDVGKKIVGSFTGKTVEQFTITDISTAGFISAVPTTLVAAPFERVKVMMQIQQGAKSKGMGGVIVDMYKTGGIRSIFKGSAATLARDGPGSALYFATYEYLKKELSTPGKDLSIFAIMTAGGFAGVAMWMGVFPIDTIKSTQQSSNVPVSIAQTTRNIYAKGGIKAFFPGVGPALARSFPANAATFLGVELAKNALDKIV, encoded by the coding sequence ATGGATGACGTTGATTCAGTATTGGTAGATAATGTCAAATCATTTGCCTCCGGTGGGTTCGGTGGTATTTGTGCTGTCTTGACTGGGCACccatttgatttggttaAGGTCAGATTACAAACTGGATTGTACAACTCATCAGTACAGTGTGTCAAGGAAACAATTGCCAAAGATGGATTAAAGGGTCTTTACCGTGGTGTTTTACCTCCGTTGTTGGGAGTCACACCTATGTTTGCTGTCTCATTTTGGGGTTACGATGTTGGTAagaaaattgttggatCTTTTACTGGTAAAACAGTTGAACAATTCACAATTACCGATATCTCAACTGCTGGTTTTATCAGTGCTGTTCCAACTACTTTAGTTGCAGCTCCATTTGAAAGAGTCAAGGTCATGATGCAAATTCAGCAAGGTGCAAAATCCAAAGGTATGGGTGGagtcattgttgatatgtACAAGACTGGTGGTATTAGATCCATCTTTAAGGGCTCAGCAGCTACATTGGCCAGAGATGGTCCAGGTTCAGCATTGTATTTTGCCACTTACGAatatttgaagaaggaattGTCTACTCCAGGAAAAGATTTGTCCATTTTCGCAATCATGACCGCTGGTGGTTTTGCAGGTGTTGCCATGTGGATGGGTGTTTTCCCAATTGATACAATCAAATCTACTCAACAATCGTCAAATGTACCCGTTTCAATTGCTCAAACTACTAGAAATATTTACGCAAAGGGTGGTATCAAGGCGTTCTTCCCAGGTGTTGGTCCTGCATTAGCCAGATCATTCCCTGCTAATGCTGCTACCTTCTTGGGTGTTGAACTTGCTAAGAACGCTTTGGATAAGATTGTATAG
- a CDS encoding Mrs2 magnesium ion transporter (mitochondrial), which translates to MHRLFQRHIPRYGLILKKPKTRWHPLTTSSKGHIPLTTSLSEPTLDRKPNNDHRIILNKLKPIQPSDLYVSCTVFDSKGNITSVSKKYPKMQFLKENHLFPRDLRKIDTSSIDVVPTIMIRPSNAILVNLLYIKAIIKKNSVMVFDTSNSEVATKLGILMYDLEMKLKSSSNSSSMPYEFRALESILVSVMSYLEAEIKTYISSCGMILSELENQVDRKKLQELLIRSKQLSSFHQKALLIRDVLEELLENDEDLAGMYLSKPKVPGNGEEESYEDLEMILESYYRQCDECVQQAGSLLNDIRATEEIVNIILDANRNSLMLFELKVTVYTLGITVATLIPAFYGMNLKNYIEDSNLGFAAVVVFSLIQGGIITWFNFKKLHKVQRLTMMGTNESSMNVSSTYSSAIRKNGSFLRRLIFGSGTYKRKNFDRPTKREKDVIWRMINDDGPRY; encoded by the coding sequence ATGCATCGATTATTCCAACGGCATATACCGAGATATGGGCTTATTCTAAAGAAACCGAAAACACGCTGGCATCCACTAACAACCTCATCGAAAGGACACATCCCTTTGACGACAAGCCTATCAGAACCAACTCTCGACAGAAAACCAAACAATGATCATCGTATAATTCTAAACAAGTTGAAGCCGATACAGCCTAGTGATCTATATGTCTCATGCACAGTTTTTGACTCAAAAGGTAATATCACTTCCGTATCAAAAAAGTACCCCAAAATGCAGTTTTTGAAGGAGAACCACTTGTTCCCACGAGACCTTCGAAAGATTGACACTTCGTCGATTGATGTTGTACCTACTATCATGATACGTCCATCGAACGCCATCCTAGTCAACTTGCTATACATAAAAGCTattattaaaaaaaattcagtTATGGTGTTTGACACTTCAAATAGTGAAGTGGCGACGAAATTAGGGATATTGATGTATGATTTAgaaatgaagttgaaatcgtcgtcaaattcatcatctatGCCTTATGAGTTTAGGGCATTGGAGCTGATATTGGTTAGTGTAATGAGTTATTTGGAAGCGGAAATTAAAACCTACATTTCAAGTTGTGGTATGATATTGAGCGAATTAGAGAATCAAGTAGATCGAAAGAAATTACAAGAGCTACTTATACGACTGAAACAGTTGTCTAGTTTCCATCAAAAGGCTTTGTTGATTAGAGATGTGTTGGAGgaattattggaaaatgacGAAGATTTGGCAGGAATGTATTTGAGTAAACCAAAAGTGCCAGGGAATGGAGAAGAGGAAAGCtatgaagatttggaaatgattttggaaagttATTATAGACAGTGCGATGAATGTGTCCAGCAAGCTGGTAGTTTGTTGAACGACATTCGCGCAACCGAGGAGATCGTGAACATCATCCTTGATGCTAATAGAAATTCCCTTATGCTATTTGAGTTGAAGGTCACCGTTTACACATTAGGTATAACTGTCGCAACTTTGATTCCGGCATTTTATGGAATGAACTTGAAAAACTACATTGAAGATTCGAATTTGGGATTTGCTGCAGTCGTTGTGTTTTCTCTTATACAAGGAGGGATAATAACCTGGTTTAACTTTAAAAAATTGCACAAGGTTCAAAGATTGACAATGATGGGAACAAATGAAAGCTCAATGAATGTGTCGTCAACATATTCTTCAGCAATCAGAAAAAATGGACTGTTTTTGCGTCGATTAATATTCGGTTCTGGAACGTATAAGAGAAAGAACTTCGATAGACCCACGAAGCGAGAGAAGGATGTTATTTGGCGTATGATTAATGATGATGGGCCAAGATATTAG
- a CDS encoding Rpa43 protein (S. cerevisiae homolog RPA43 has DNA-directed RNA polymerase activity, has role in transcription of nuclear rRNA large RNA polymerase I transcript and localizes to DNA-directed RNA polymerase I complex): MSDVKRKNTDHHKSVPAKRLKTVKSKNPVNPDTQLSECFKTVSTSLYVSLAPAFNDDPVLGIKQQHLDPLVMRFHPKLKGVILSYSNIELETEAQDQNLAKIEGSSPFTFLWVDVQFLIWSPSVGDILEGDIFIQTPSHLGLLICDVFNASIKKYNIPMGWSFTSNQQDEVVETGDKKIYGYWSDENGQKVDGKLKFTVKNVYTTGRVVSIEGTLIGPGEERNAQPVYEQKVSSKVTASGKHKKFDNDDDDDNEVSATVTTTELAEPDENEDLPAYINESEDADENEDEQVVNKSDSAEDEVESD, from the coding sequence ATGTCAGACgtgaaaagaaagaataCAGACCATCACAAATCAGTACCTGCGAAGAGGTTGAAGACTGTCAAGTCCAAAAACCCTGTCAACCCAGATACCCAACTTTCCGAATGCTTCAAAACAGTTTCGACTTCGCTTTATGTTTCTTTGGCGCCTGCATTCAATGACGACCCTGTGCTAGGAATTAAACAGCAACATCTAGATCCATTGGTCATGAGGTTTcatccaaaattgaaaggtGTCATACTATCTTATTCAAATATAGAATTGGAAACTGAAGCACAAGACCAAAACCTCGCTAAAATAGAAGGGTCTTCACCATTCACATTCCTCTGGGTTGATGTACAATTCTTAATTTGGAGTCCTAGTGTAGGTGACATTTTAGAAGGAGATATTTTCATTCAGACACCATCACATTTGGGATTGTTAATTTGTGATGTTTTCAATGCATCAATTAAGAAATACAATATCCCCATGGGCTGGAGCTTTACAAGTAATCAGCAAGATGAAGTAGTAGAAACAGGGGATAAAAAGATTTATGGTTACTGGAGTGATGAAAATGGAcaaaaagttgatggtAAATTAAAATTCACTGTGAAGAATGTGTACACCACGGGACGTGTTGTCAGTATTGAGGGTACATTGATTGGCCCTGGTGAAGAGAGAAACGCACAGCCTGTTTATGAACAAAAGGTTAGCTCAAAAGTGACAGCTAGCGGTAAACACAAGAAATTCGAcaacgatgatgatgatgataacGAAGTCAGTGCTACTGTCACTACAACCGAGCTTGCTGAGCcagatgaaaatgaagatttacCTGCTTACATCAACGAAAGTGAAGATGcagatgaaaatgaagatgaacaaGTTGTAAACAAGTCCGACTCagctgaagatgaagtaGAATCCGATTAA